The Dreissena polymorpha isolate Duluth1 chromosome 2, UMN_Dpol_1.0, whole genome shotgun sequence nucleotide sequence ctacacgccacacccatttttgggtcactaggtcaaaggtcaaggtaatgacatcttaattttttttggacaagctttcatttattcaaaactgcacccgaaGACGAGCGTTGGTAGGGATATAAGTATAATGATTGGTCAACTTTTAAACTTACACTTGAACGCCGTGAGAATATTGCTTTAACAAAAAGCAACAGGTTTTGcaatatgatttaaataataactactttttctaaaataatatttaatatgcattCTTGGAGGAAATTGTGAATTGTGTACTATTGTCAATATGTCTGTAAATAGTTCATGTCCGTAAAATCGCTAACTGCCTGATCCGTCGAAGAACATTATCCACGTGACAGAGTGGAACGCTGGGAAAAATGCAGCGTGACATACTAGTAATTAAGGTCATTAGTCAGTTATCGACAACacgttattgtttgttttattagttTACAGTTCGCGATTATTATATCTTTGGACAAGGCACGCAACTATAAAGGAGTGTTTACATAAAATCAATAAACATTAAGTACTCCGCTTAAACAACTATGTCGCGGTCCTGTGGTCCGTTCTCTCCCAAGTAGAATGGCATTGCAGGCTGAGAATCAGGAGGTCATTGCGCAATGTCATCTCAACAGCGACATTGCTCCCTGTttacattgtgtcacaccggtcttactgacaataacgtagtcacgtcaccatctatgtatagaatgccctGTTTATGATTTGATGTATTTAGTCGCTAATTATCTGCAGAGTTTAAGATTGCCACCGACATCGGGTCGGATTAACCCTGCCTGTAAATTCACTGGACCAGGCCAATATCCATACCTGCCGACGATTGCACAATCCTCAGTCAAAAGTGTCGAAGTGAAATTGTCCGTTCGACACAATACGAGTCATGTGAGCGACAATATGCTTTTCGACCCCTTTGTCGATCGAAGATAAAGTGAGATATCAAAACCCATAAGTGAGTTCCTGTTTTCAATAGTTGTACAAGAAACATACGTATCTGTCGTAAATAGGATAGAATACATTTGTTTTATGTCCGATTTACGGATAAGGTTATCTACTCGTGAACACGGATATCCCACGCGTGTCAGCCGCAGAGTGAAGTCCATATAACGCATAAGTGAGCACATTTGTGAACAAAAATTACCCACCTTAGTGACAGTCCTTATTTTTATCAGCTACGTAAAACATGTCTTTGGTGCGCTAACAATTTCTGATCAAACTATGACGTAGGTCTCAGGACGAACGCGTTTATATTCGTTGTATTCACAACGAAGTTAATTCTGTAACATTATTCGAAGGGATGACAATGCATACACCAGTCCGACGCAGTGTCCATTTAGATTTTATTCTGCTAATTAACTAGTCctcaaaatattcaaataaataagatacattcagtAACTTTCGAGATCGTAAAATATTGAAgtccaataattaaaaatacggCGGGCTGCCAAACTCTTGCCTGCCCGCGATTCACAATTAAAATTATTCCGATGTATACATATGCTAGCCAAATctacatataatataaaattttaCTTTCTTTTTATACCAAATGGTTGCCCTTTGATCGGGTATCTTCGACAAACATGTTGGTCATGAAAATGACCTACAATATcgtaacattttgttatgaaatgggtcgacgtttgtttgtttttgtcgctttttttattttcgttattAGATCTAGTACTCTTACCGCTGTTATGTATGATCGTTGAGATCATGCAAACGACGATGAGGTTTAATTTCATTATGCAAAATTGTCTTAAATGTGAAGTCTGTTATACAACAATGCTTTAGGTTCAATTTCGTTATGAAAAACTGTCTTTACATTTGAAGTCTGATATACaacaatattttacattcaaaatattcgTCGCAGATGTCGACCAATTAAATCCATGTATTACGTTACAATTCCATTTAGCTTTTCGTTCATATGAATAATGGGATaaaatacattcataaaaatacagTTCGATACGACTACATCATTCGCAAGTGGAACGCGAACCTATCAAATCATTTTGACAGTCCTGGCTCGTTGGGTGAACAACACATAGTTGTGCGTTTAATTGTACCCGAGCCTCACTGGAATACCAGTTGCTGATACAGTTGCcgtatataaatgaaataaaccGGTACGTTTCTCCGGTTAAACGCGAAGAGTTTAGTATACAAACGAAAGTTATTTGATTGTAAATTCAAAAGCtagataaaaacaacacaaatgagattttttattttgtgggTTGCTGTCTGTGTGCATGTGGGTCAATCGGATGTACCCATTGTCTCCCGATGGGACGTGTTTTCCACGAAGACACTGTACCGTTGGGCGCACGATACCACCAGGCCGAACCCGAACAGTGACTACGTCATCAGCTACAACAACGGCACGTGCCGCGCGGCACACGTGAACATGGTCATCAGGCACGGAGCGAGATTCCCGACCAAGGGAAGTATTGCGGATGTGCACGAGCTTGTAGAGAAGTTGAAGAGGAACAAGCGAATCGATCTTTATCCTGAAATAGATTCCTGGGTATCCCCATACCATGCCGACTTGGAAAGCATGCTTAACAGTGAAGGGGTACTGGAGCAGTCAGCTCTAGGCCAGAGGACTTACACACGATATCAGAGGCTGTTTGATTTGAACGGCGATAGCGCATCCTTTGTCTCTACAAACAAACAGCGGACAAAGGCAAGCGCCAATTCGTTTTACAATGGCGCCTACAACACTTCCGGCGGATGTCTGGTCAGGGAGACGGAATGTGTTAATCCGCTGAAGAAACCGCTGCCGAGTTTGATCATCGACGACCACCGCTTAAGATACTATGACTCGTGTGAAAGTTTTGAATCTGAGACATTGAACAACAAAACCAACATGGCCGAGTTTTCGAATTATGAGACTACCGcggattttataaatattatccaGTCTATAAAAAGTAACCTAGGTATAAACGAAAGTGTCGGGCTCAACGCAGGTATAATACGATTGATAacatatgttaaatataatataagtatgaattaatatgttttcggCAATGAAGAAACTACCGGCGATTGTTcgcacatgtggttagcgtgtggctatgatattaaaaaCATGTGTTAGTGAAAAactcattttgaatgataaataatcaaattataacgaacatcagcttttcttaaaaaacaatcactataaaatatatatatatatatatatatatatatatatatatatatatatatatatatatatatatatatatatatatatatatatatatatatatatatatatatatatatatatatatatatatatataacaaggtattcaactcaaattcacccgaaaacgggatgcatcgctttgaacaaatgctgggtcaaattttaagaaataacatgtattatcgtgttatttcttaaaatttgacccagcttTGTAAAAatcttgcaagatatgtacatttccagaaaagaaattcatctctgcgttgaataagaccaagttcgtgaaaatcgctacCGATGAAGTTATAGTTGTTCAAAGCGATgtaccccgttttcgggtgattttaaGTTTAATaccttgttaaatatatgtttgatagtaaatattttttttttcagagaagctgatttttcgttataatttgataatttatcattcaaaatgatgttttcacaaataaatatcatagccacacgctaaccatatGTGATTGTTCGCTGTTTCCTGTACTTGTATTATAATGGTTGCGAACTAGTACAGACACTTGTACCGAGCACAATATACTAGTAACATATTTAAGATCGTCAGGCATTTATGATCGGGTCGATTGTAATATATTAGAAAATTGAAcgtacaaatgcgttaaaatgttGATATTGGGACTTgtgacatttgaaataaatagtaAATTTCAGTTTGTCAGGAACAAAGGACTATTTACGAAATTAAAATAGTCCGTGAAAGTCCAACTGACACtgcaaataaaaatgttataacagAGTTATATATGATGGTGGAGGTTTTCTCTGTGTTcatcaaaataattttttgttaaCTAAAACCAGTGCATGGTGATATATGAATAACCATCATTTAAGTTCGACCTTCACATCGTACATTATACAAATGGAATATTAATTAACCTAACTTAGTGTGGTCATAGCGTAATTTAGTATGCCGTTCTTTTAAAGTGAAAATTTCACAATATGGAGTGTGACCTTCACTTCATTATAAAGTATTACTTTCAAAGCATTTATTATTTCCCTTACATTATTTTATAAGACCTCATAAGTCTAAATTTGAAATTGTTTAGTTTGACAATCGctttttttttgtattactaTAACTAAACTATGTATGACGTTGATTCAGTCTGACTTTCATATTATTGAGTCTGAGATATATTTGTTACTGGTAATGACATTCACCATATTCAGTATGATAGAACGACAATCACGTTTTAACCGAATCAAATATTAAGCTTTACCTGTATGAAAAATGGGTAATAAAATGTGGGATCGCAAACGTAGGCGGGCTCGAGAAATGGGTGCGGCCCGTTTATTCTTTGTTCGGGGCATTCAGTTGCTCTTAAATTATCGAGTTTTTTTAACAACGTAGCAGAAATGTAAGCATGAAGAGAACCATACTTCGTAGATGCAaagataaataaatgaaatcaatccGTTCACTTTGTCCGGAACTTTAATTTGTCCAGCATGGATGGATTTCCAACAACTTGACAAACGTGACAATTATGAAGAGTCGTTAAGATAGAGCCTGACCATCAACTCGAGCCTGACCTTCAACTCATAAGTCTGACTTATGGAATATAAGCTGAACCATCCCAGTATACGTCTGATCTCCCCCTTACAAGTCTGACATCTGACATTAAGTATGTATGTTTGACTTTCGCCATATAAGTCTGACCTTTGCTTCAGGAGACTGACCATCGATATATAGGTCTGACCTTCGCCTTATACTAGGAAATCTGACCTTCGCCTTATACTAGGAAATCTGGCCTTCGCCTTATACTAGGAAATCTGACATTCGCCTTATACTAGGAAATCTGACATGCGCCTTATACCAGGAAATCTGATCTTCGCCATACACTAGGAAATCTGACATGCGCCTTATACCAGGAAATCTGAACTTCGCCTTATACTAGGAAATCTGACCTTCGCCTTATACTAGGAAATCTGACATTCGCCTTATACTAGGAAATCTGATATTCGCCATATACTAGGAAATCTGAGATTCGCCTTCAACTAGGAAATCTGACCGACTTATAATAGGAATTCTGACCGTCGACTTACACTAGAAAATCTGACATTCGCCTTATACCAGGAAATCTGATCTTCGCCTTAAACTAGGAAATCTGAGATTCGCCTTCAACTAGGAAATCTGACCGACTTATAATAGGAATTCTGACCGTCGACTTACACTTGGAAATCTTACCTTCGCCTTTTACCAGGAAATATGACCTTCGCCTTATACTAAAAATTAAGACCCTCGCCTTATACTAGGAAATCTGGCATTCGCCTTATACTAGAAATTATGACCTTCGCCATATACTAGGAAATCTGGCCTTCGTCGTATATGTTTGACAATCGCCTTATTAGTATGATATTCGCCAACTACTCTCGACCTTCACATTACTCCAGATGATGTGTACACGCTGTACGACCTGTGTGCCTATGACCAGTACACCCTGAACCCCAACATGCCGCCCGTGTGGTGTCGTCTGCTCAGTGACGCACAGAGGGAGGTGCTAGAGTACGGACAGGACATCGAGGTGTGTTGTGTAGTGAAGGTGCATAGATTTGCACTAGTCATCTGCGTAATAACACCACATTGAATGTTGATTACGCCATCGCGATGGTTTGTTGGATAACAGTTTTCACAAGTAACCTGCCCCAATCTTTTATCTCATGAGGTACATACTGCATTTTTTAAGTATAGTTTGTCTCAGTAATTTGCTCTTATTACATTCTTTTCTGCGATGTAAGTGAAGTGTATTGGACAACAGAAAATATCAGTATGTGATGAGAATAGTGTAGAAAATATTAAGCACTTAATCGAACTTCGTCCAACAGACTGAGTTGTGCAGCCGCGTTCTAATGGACGCGTTGACAAAGGAAAGCAGTGGGTTTATACGACCTATGTCTTGTTTCAGTATTTATCACACAAATTAGCAAGCAACGATTTAGATATACCATACTGTTAAATAGCGTCCACAATCATACGTTGTTCATACCTGTCATTTTATTTCcctattatataattttttatctgAATGATATCTGGTTTCAGACATGGTATGAGAATATGTACTCTCAGCCCATTAACAGCGTCCTGGCCTGTCCGCTTGTACGGTCCATGTTCGAACACTTGGAGGCCAGCATGAATGACTCTTGGAACTACAATCAGACAATACTCGACAACAGGTGCGTATGGATAATGTTATTGGGTTCATGAGTTGTCCGTTTACATGTATGATGACAATTCAATCAACGAAAATAAgttaattaacatgttttgtgtGTAAATATGATCTGTTCAAACAGCGTGTCTTCGCAATATTTATATGAGATCCTATATGCAAGAACGATAACCattttgattgtaaacaataactTTTTGTGCGTTTCAAAGAAAAAGTTTCCATTATCCGATGTGCGGGCTTTTTGCAAAGCGCATATGCATACAATctgtttaaataatattcattcaGTTGTATCATGTACTTTGTGGGAAATTACTATTTATCAGTTAAATGTTTGTCACCGTATGCAATATAAAGCATGCGCCATCAGTTGCATTAAATAACATGCGACTTTTTGGGTCTGTACGTAATCCTGCAtgcttgttttgttctgtttgcatgtattttttaaggcttttagctcgactattatatatgaaatatatatagtagagttatcctactcaccccggcgtaggcgTTTCCGTTCCCGttcccgtgagcgttggaatgttgaagtttgcgtaccacctcaaatatttcctatgtcccttgacatattgctttcatattttgcatacttctttaccaacatgaccccaacctataaataagtACAGACAAccgtatcaagcattttataagaattattgccttttttcacttagaatatgcatattattgatcaaTCTATCTTAAAGTGATATATGTtctcaaatatgttctatgttctttgacatattgctttcatattttgcataattctttacaaacattaccACAATCTgtaaacaggagcagacaactctgacaagcattttgtaagaattatggcccttttccacttagaatatgcatttaattgataaatcta carries:
- the LOC127866008 gene encoding multiple inositol polyphosphate phosphatase 1-like isoform X3 codes for the protein MRFFILWVAVCVHVGQSDVPIVSRWDVFSTKTLYRWAHDTTRPNPNSDYVISYNNGTCRAAHVNMVIRHGARFPTKGSIADVHELVEKLKRNKRIDLYPEIDSWVSPYHADLESMLNSEGVLEQSALGQRTYTRYQRLFDLNGDSASFVSTNKQRTKASANSFYNGAYNTSGGCLVRETECVNPLKKPLPSLIIDDHRLRYYDSCESFESETLNNKTNMAEFSNYETTADFINIIQSIKSNLGINESVGLNADDVYTLYDLCAYDQYTLNPNMPPVWCRLLSDAQREVLEYGQDIETWYENMYSQPINSVVACPLVRSMFEHLEASMNDLWNYYQTIRDDRYKAAVFQFAHSETVATLMAALGLYKDTRPLLATNRAAMTNRLFKTSTLLPYSSNLAFVLYACDVNRNDVNSTRVFLLQLFVNERVVRIPGCSTDACPFEVVRQRYAGLINNCNIKDICDDDENDTSGASTIFINLTGGAFVFFLGSIIIIL
- the LOC127866008 gene encoding multiple inositol polyphosphate phosphatase 1-like isoform X5, which codes for MRFFILWVAVCVHVGQSDVPIVSRWDVFSTKTLYRWAHDTTRPNPNSDYVISYNNGTCRAAHVNMVIRHGARFPTKGSIADVHELVEKLKRNKRIDLYPEIDSWVSPYHADLESMLNSEGVLEQSALGQRTYTRYQRLFDLNGDSASFVSTNKQRTKASANSFYNGAYNTSGGCLVRETECVNPLKKPLPSLIIDDHRLRYYDSCESFESETLNNKTNMAEFSNYETTADFINIIQSIKSNLGINESVGLNADDVYTLYDLCAYDQYTLNPNMPPVWCRLLSDAQREVLEYGQDIETWYENMYSQPINSVLACPLVRSMFEHLEASMNDSWNYNQTILDNRYKVAVFQFAHSETVATLMAALGLYKDTRPLLATNRAAMTNRLFKSSTLLPYSSNLAFVLYACDVNRNDVNSTRVFLLQLFVNERVVRIPGCSTDACPFEVVRQRYAEVINNCNIKDICDDDKNGASGASTIFPPGLVG
- the LOC127866008 gene encoding multiple inositol polyphosphate phosphatase 1-like isoform X2; the encoded protein is MRFFILWVAVCVHVGQSDVPIVSRWDVFSTKTLYRWAHDTTRPNPNSDYVISYNNGTCRAAHVNMVIRHGARFPTKGSIADVHELVEKLKRNKRIDLYPEIDSWVSPYHADLESMLNSEGVLEQSALGQRTYTRYQRLFDLNGDSASFVSTNKQRTKASANSFYNGAYNTSGGCLVRETECVNPLKKPLPSLIIDDHRLRYYDSCESFESETLNNKTNMAEFSNYETTADFINIIQSIKSNLGINESVGLNADDVYTLYDLCAYDQYTLNPNMPPVWCRLLSDAQREVLEYGQDIETWYENMYSQPINSVVACPLVRSMFEHLEASMNDLWNYYQTIRDDRYKAAVFQFAHSETVATLMAALGLYKDTRPLLATNRAAMTNRLFKTSTLLPYSSNLAFVLYACDVNRNDVNSTRVFLLQLFVNERVVRIPGCSTDACPFEVVRQRYAGLINNCNIKDICDDDENDTSGASTIFINLTGGAFVFFLGSIIIIL
- the LOC127866008 gene encoding multiple inositol polyphosphate phosphatase 1-like isoform X1 is translated as MRFFILWVAVCVHVGQSDVPIVSRWDVFSTKTLYRWAHDTTRPNPNSDYVISYNNGTCRAAHVNMVIRHGARFPTKGSIADVHELVEKLKRNKRIDLYPEIDSWVSPYHADLESMLNSEGVLEQSALGQRTYTRYQRLFDLNGDSASFVSTNKQRTKASANSFYNGAYNTSGGCLVRETECVNPLKKPLPSLIIDDHRLRYYDSCESFESETLNNKTNMAEFSNYETTADFINIIQSIKSNLGINESVGLNADDVYTLYDLCAYDQYTLNPNMPPVWCRLLSDAQREVLEYGQDIETWYENMYSQPINSVLACPLVRSMFEHLEASMNDSWNYNQTILDNRYKAAVFQFAHSETVATLMAALGLYKDTRPLLATNRAAMTNRLFKTSTLLPYSSNLAFVLYACDVNRNDVNSTRVFLLQLFVNERVVRIPGCSTDACPFEVVRQRYAGLINNCNIKDICDDDENDTSGASTIFINLTGGAFVFFLGSIIIIL